In Gossypium hirsutum isolate 1008001.06 chromosome A10, Gossypium_hirsutum_v2.1, whole genome shotgun sequence, the DNA window ATAAGGCTTAAGATTGGAATAGAAGTATCATAATCGAGGAAATTACCCAGAAAATTCCCAAATTGTTTAGCCATTGTTTCAGTCATCAGACTTTGAGGTAATTCGTGCACTTGTACCCAAAATTCAGTAAAATTTAATGCCAAAATTGATGGATTTTCTCCATTTTGAATTCTTTGTAGTATAAGCAAGTGATTATTGAAGAACCACGGTGTACCAGAAATTATCCTTTGGACGTCAACATCATGAAATAATTGGAACAGATACCGTTTGTCCCCTAAATTCGTAATGCAAATCCCTCCAATTAGGTGCCAAAGATCTGCTATAGCATTACATAGAGAAGGAAAATGGAAAACACTATCTGTTACATCGCCCCACCAAACAGAACTGATAGCTCTGATCCACCACCGCTGCTTCCTCTTGGAATGCCTCCTCTTCATCATCCAATAAACTTAGTTTGGCTAACTCCTCTTCCATAACAACATAAAACAAACCCCAATCCAATACAAAATATTGAAGGATAAAAGATAAACAATACCATAATctgataaataaaagaaaaaatagaagaaCAAATAAAATCCGTGCCAAGAGGCAGACAGAGAGAACGTGCCAAAAGGCAGACTTTTTaatgatataaattaaattataattttatttcatttcatttctatcAAGAAAAGGTCATTGGTATATTTTTCACCAACCAAGAgctatagagactaaattgatccatttaataatagatgGGCTAATTTAATTCATTTGCTATAATACATAGACCTCCCAggcattttaaacaaaaaataattatagaatatatataaccaattatttttggtaatagtaaaaagatatttttatttaataattagtGTAAACTACCCAGTTGATTATTCAATTTTTAGAGCGCTTTCATTTTGGTCAGCCAAAAAGAAATAATTGCAATTTCATAACTCAACTTTTAGGGAACTTTCATTTTAGTTACCCAAATGTTTAATCTCTAATGATGGTTGACTACATCAAGTTTACACTATTATTTTGATcacccaaaaaaatcattttttaaggtaaactataaaaatagtcatcgAACTATGCCTTtggttttattttggtcattcaattattaatttttttcttgatttaatcACTAAACTTTTCGAAATTAGATATTGTAATCACTCTCTTGTTAGTTGCCATTAGATAGTGATGGAATAATTACATGAGCTTTTTTATTGGTCTAGaacaaatttaacccttcaaTGTTTAcgcattttatcaatttgattctataatatatatttttaaaattctaaaacttcaacaaatttaaccctcaatatttacaaaaaaaatcattttagttcaaattttaaaaatttcaaaatataaatctaattttttttttaaaaagttgtcATATTATACTTGTTTACCACTTGCCCaaagttctaaaattttcttaaatattgaaattttaaatttcaaaacatcaaaacaaactaaataaattattaaatttttttatccctTGATAGtgattttttactaaaatattggAATCAATTAATTTGATCtccttctaaaatttaaaattttattttatgtttccaatttaaaataaacttaaatataacatatttaataattttctatgaaactcaattttttttattatataatcttaaatcTTCCATGCTAAGTTAAaagtaagaaaaggaaaaattattgcgattaatttaattaattaatatgccaaaaaaaatccataattattttcatgattttttttttgcacaaacaaagaatgagtaattaatttaattaattgtaatgatttttctttgcttttaggTTAATATGGAAGATTTgagattatataatcaaaagaaatttaaatattgtaaataattatcaaatatgTGTTATTTGAGATGATTACATTTAGGATAatttgaaaaagtaaaataaaattttaacatttagaagaaaattaaattaataaaattaattaattttaatattatagtaacaaattgaTTGACATTATTAAGGGATAAAAAATCCAACAATTTATTTAACTGATTTTGATgcattgaattttaaaatttttagattgaaaaataaattagaattttCGACAATGGGATAAACAAATATAGATTGacaaaattttaatgtattatttttgtttctaccactttttcactttaatcattTCTTTTACTCAGTTCaagactttaaaaaaattgatgaccaaaataaaagtataaacatGATGTGAACATAGTTTGATGTGTACAATTAGCGGTTAATAATTTAATGTtagggtgactaaaatgaaaatagcttaaaaattgaatgataaaattacaaaaatctttttaagtgatcaaaataaaagtGCTCTAGATTTTGAATCATCACTTAAGTAATTTAGCTTAATAATTTCTTTTCGTTGATGTTTTGTAatagtttttgaaatttattttgttgttttcttctCAAAGTGCTATGGTGTAGTAGTTTAATCAACTATAACAGTAATGTAAAATGGATGATAACACTCGtaattatattgaaaaataattaattttgagttAACTAATAACACTAACATAAGGGTAAGTCTTAAGAATAGGAGGTTTTTACTAGCACAAAGTTTGGATCATTTTGTCATGCGGTgactcaattttattttattttttaatttttttgtgatttatggtttattaaaattttgaaaatttgattttgtttaaaatttcatTGCATATATTGTTTCAAGTCATTGTTTTTACTGCCACAAGAGTAAGAAACTATATAGAGACTCGCCGTACTAAATTTCTATCTTCCTTTATTGTTGAGAGCACTTATGATAACAAGCCGTGGTCTCTTCGTTACTCCCAATCCAAGTGGGAAAGCCTGATTCAAGCAATCAAAGCTCTAAGTTTACTAATCTTTCAGTGCTTTGTCTAGTATGAGATTGGAGTTCTCGATTGCATTCTCCATTTAGTGTATTTGAATATATggcttttttaagttttatttgtaCGAGACTTTTATTCTCATTTTGCATATagatttttttatagaataaaatgaaattttaataaatacaataaaataatatcaaattaaagtaaaaaaaaaattggaatttttttaatgataaaagAGATCGACGctaaattaaaccatttaatttaGACCTGCGTCACATAGATAACCTGTTGAGCTGAAGTTAAAAATTTCGTTTTGACACAAAAAAGCATTTAGGAAGTTAATCCCAAAACTATAGtattaaagaaataattaaaaggtTGTCCCtcgccttttttaatttttatattgagtAAATTAGTCTCTTTAGAAAATAAAGCAGATTAATCTCTGTTTTTGTTAAACAGTGACTAGTTAAAGATAATTAATCACAATGttgatatttttatcaattaatattatgcatatttttttattgggtaaactacaccattagtcactaaattaccGGAAGTTTTCGTTTTAgttacttaactaaaaaaagCTACATTTTGGTCACTAGactattcgaaaattttcattttagtcactaagttgttaagtgtttttttttagaataagttCCGCTAGCGAGCTCCAAGTGATAATTCGATGATCAGTACAGTGGATCAATACCTATTGACAAGTAGAAGAGCATACCATAGATTCAAGTCGATCTAACGGTTAGTGtcgaaaaaaaaagttgtttgaattttggtttacgAATTTGTGATCTCTTAAGCTGattcatgaaaaaaattgaactataaaagagaagaagggagagagctttcaattggtgtAGATCATGTGAATAGAGAAAACCATATAATATTGATTTTAACAACCAAGTGActcaaatgaaaacttttgaatagtttgatGATCAAGttgtaacttttttagttaagtgatcaaaataaaaacttacccCTAGCTTAGTGACCAATGGTGCAGTttactccttttttttttaatagtacaatAACCTATGTCTAAgtagagctgatcatgggctgggcggcccggcccagcccgaaggcccgcccgaaaaatgggagggtttgggtaaaaatataggcccgaaaaatgggcttgggcaaaaaacgaggcccgaattatatattaatatatattttttattttatttttaattgttttaaatttttaatgtaaccattttttattatattattaatttgtgtattgttttaagaattgttttagtattatttttatttattttaatatttgtctttatgtttttaaatatatttgatttactatatttttaaatttttttatttaatgaaataaaaaaaattttaactcgggcttagtaattttatttcgTGCCggacttgggcaaaattttaggcccatatttcaggccgggCCCGGGCCCGAGCCTAGTATACAGGCCTAAAAATTTGTATGGGCCCTGCCCGAAcccggcccgacccggcccatgatcacctctatgtCTAAGCACAAAAATCAGGAAAAAGAAAATTCAGAAGGAGTAAAACGCAAAAAATCCAAAATGTTTCGGAACATACACAAAAGGTTTTTATTTCTACGACAGTGATCTTTTTCCGAAAATCTTCACAGTTCAATGGCTTGCGCGAGTTGGCTCCACCTCCACTCTCCGTCTCTAACACGCGTTATCCTTCCCATTCTGCACCACCCCACCGCCTTATTTCACCGGTTCAACATTTTCACTTCACCTGCTGGGTTCACTTCCTCGGTAAACCAAACCAATCCTCTTCTAACTCCGGTCCACGCACAAGCCAAGCGAGGTTTCTCTTCCAAAGACCACAAAATTTATTCTGGTAAGTAAAGCGTCGATAAGAACCGGGTTTACTTTGTAATTTACGCttctaaagttacatattttgttttgttttatttcgaAGCGGAGGATCTCCAGTTTGAGCCGCCGCTGAAAATAGTGGAGTATCCGGACCCCATATTGCGGAAGAGAAATAAACGAATAGACACGTTTGATGAGAATTTGAAGAAACTTGTCGATGAGATGTTCGACGTTATGTACAAgtaagatttttatttatttatttattttcttttggctaTTACTTGTAATTATTGGCAAAAATAATGACTAATCCAAATCTAAAATCCCAAACCCTTAAATAGGAGCTTAATACATGTTTAAGGGTACTTAAATCTACATCCTTCAACCGTTGCTGTTGCAACAAAAGCACAATGCGCTCGggcatttttttttaattttgtaaattttaaaataaagtcgTCTCATTTAAATTCTACTTAAttgttttcttcttatttttagttttttgatTAGATATACACATTCACTGATAAGAAAGGCATCACTCTTTAGAGTTATTTATCATAATTATATATCTCAAcctacatatatttatttatttcactcAGGCAAACATTTTTGGTGGCTTGCAGTGGAGGCAGTATAAGTGTTTTAGCGCGTTGATCTTTATAGTAGGAAAAAATGTAAAACTTAAGTGTTTAAAGAATTCATGCAATTTTAGTGTGAAAATTGGTTGGCTTTCATTTGTTGTAACAGAACTGATGGCATTGGTCTCTCAGCTCCACAAGTAGGAATTAATGTCCAACTGATGGTGTTTAATCCCGTTGGCGAGCGAGGTGAAGGGCAAGAAATTGTTCTTGTAAATCCGAGAGTTGCGAAATATTCAAAGAAGATGGTGCTGTTTAATGAAGGCTGCTTATCTTTTCCAAGAATCTATGCTGATGTTCAGGTACTTGCAGCACCTGCTTCTGTTTACTCTCTTGTTTCATTGCATCTGCATTATTGTCAAGGCCTTAGCGTCAAACAGCAGAAGTGCCTCAGACCCTTTCAGAGGTATGTTTGATTAGGTGCATGCCTGGTGCGCCTAGGTCTGGTTTTTGGTTAGGCAATGGGCAAAATCTTTAATACTCTTTGCCTTTCAATATTTGAATATTAAACACTTGATGTGAGACCATAAGGAAGAGAATTTAttggtcaaaagaaaaaaaattgcatgGACCACTCTTTAATGTTTGTTATCATGATTATAccttattatttatattagataCACACTTTGAAAAAATACGGACATAGGTATTGCTCCATATTTCATTCAGTCTAGTGCTGTTTTTGCACCCTGCACTTTGGGCAATATAAAACTTGTCGGGTCTAGAGTGTGCCGTGCACCATTGACAACACCGTTCATATATACTTCTATATAATATTGTCTCTTTGCTCACTTGCCTTTACtcgtatttcttttcttttttctgctTTCAGAGGCCAGAATCTGTAAAGATTGATGCACAAGATATTAGTGGTGCGAGGTTTACAATTGATTTATCAGAGCTTCCGGCACGGGTTTTTCAACATGAATTTGACCATCTTCAGGTTCTTCCTTTTGTGTGATTGGTGATTATATTGTTCTTAATTTGTCAAGTGCTAGTCTAAGGAGATAGATCTTGTTTAGTTTTATATTGTTCTTAAGGTAAGAATGTGCATAAACTAAGACAAGGCTGTTAATTAACTTTCTTGCTATCTCGTGTTTGTTCCTGACTTCTGAGTACATCGGCCTTTACCCCCAAAATTCTGTAGTAGCCAAGCCTTGTCTCAAAATCCTAGAGTTAAAGCCTATCAAAACCTAGTTCTAGCAGCAGTTGTATTGGTAATGTTGTAATGGTATGTTCTTGTATTTTACCCTCTCGTGTGGTGTTTTCTATATACTAGATGTGGGGAAAAAACTAATGtgtaaaagtatatttaaagaaaatttatttaaaaatcaaataaggcTTTGGTTGAATGAAGCTCTGGAGATTATAGTGTACTAGGTTCAGATCCcactataaaaatattttatattaaaataaaaaagcctAAAGCATCCTCATATTGATATTTGTTACTTTGTAAAAGTAATTGGCTTTTAATCCTTTCCAAACTGAGTTGGTGTCCGTTTGATAATCATGTTTAAGTATTTCAGTATGCTCTAAATTTTTACCTGTTAATAATTCGTATTAAAAAGATTTTGGAATATTCATGttgtatttgaat includes these proteins:
- the LOC107897571 gene encoding peptide deformylase 1B, chloroplastic/mitochondrial isoform X2; protein product: MACASWLHLHSPSLTRVILPILHHPTALFHRFNIFTSPAGFTSSVNQTNPLLTPVHAQAKRGFSSKDHKIYSAEDLQFEPPLKIVEYPDPILRKRNKRIDTFDENLKKLVDEMFDVMYKTDGIGLSAPQVGINVQLMVFNPVGERGEGQEIVLVNPRVAKYSKKMVLFNEGCLSFPRIYADVQRPESVKIDAQDISGARFTIDLSELPARVFQHEFDHLQGILFFDKMTDEVLDGIRKQLECVIFFQILSFWGEI
- the LOC107897571 gene encoding peptide deformylase 1B, chloroplastic/mitochondrial isoform X1, with the translated sequence MACASWLHLHSPSLTRVILPILHHPTALFHRFNIFTSPAGFTSSVNQTNPLLTPVHAQAKRGFSSKDHKIYSAEDLQFEPPLKIVEYPDPILRKRNKRIDTFDENLKKLVDEMFDVMYKTDGIGLSAPQVGINVQLMVFNPVGERGEGQEIVLVNPRVAKYSKKMVLFNEGCLSFPRIYADVQRPESVKIDAQDISGARFTIDLSELPARVFQHEFDHLQGILFFDKMTDEVLDGIRKQLEELEKKYENKTGLPSPEKVETRKRKKAGVGFGK